Genomic window (Oryza sativa Japonica Group chromosome 3, ASM3414082v1):
ATCATGTGCTGTATTACTTTGTTAATATGCTTCTTAAATTCCACCGATGTTTGCTTCAAGATGGAGCTacaaatcttgaacatacttcaTTGGTTTTCTTTCAATTCAGTACCATCCTGATATGAACAAGGACCCTGGGGCAGAAGAAAAGTTTAAGGAGATAAGTGCCGCATACGAGGTATTTACTGATATAGACTGGTTGATTTTCGACGCATCTTCCTTGTATAACGTGCGGTTGACCTAAGTTCTGGTTCTGCTTTATGTACCTTTATCTGCAATAGTTGAAATTCCATGAAAATAGGGAATATGCTACATTTGATGTTTTACAATGTTTACAATGTAATTTCTCATAGATTCTATCAGATGAAGAAAAAAGATCTCTGTATGACCGCTTTGGAGAAGCAGGGCTCACTGGAGATTATGGAGGTGGAGATATTGGCTCCAATGGGGTAGTCATTCTGTTCAATACCTAAGTTACATTTTTTTGCTTCTGATCTGTCCAAATTTAGGAACTGAAATTTCTTGTCTACCTGATATTTTTCTAGTTAATTATATTATCCAACCTTTGACAATTGGTGTCTAAATTTCATATCGTGTTTACCAATTTTTCTTGTTTCCCATTTCACCCTCAGCAAATGGGTTCATCTCATTTTCCCAACTCCTGACTAAGCCTGTGATTTCCATTGAGTTCTGAGAAACCTGCAGATAACTAGAAAACATGCTGCATTATATTGGTATGCCAATTGCCAAATATTAGAATCCAGAGAGAAAATTTAATCTGATAAAGTTATTTAAATTTGTTCTTCAACAGATTGATCCATATGAACTCTTCAATGCATTCTTTGGTGGCCCTGATAAGCTTTTTAGAGACAGCATGGGTGCTGGGAGATTCCATTATGGTACAAAAGTCACAGACAACAGGGGACTTGATATTCGGTAAACAATTTTAACCTGACACTGAAGCAAGGAACTGATACTTGGATGTTTGTTTACTATTTTAATCTCTCTTTTGTATATAACAGATATGATCTTCTCCTTTCTTTTGAAGAATCAATAATTGGAGGCAAACGAGAAGTCAGCATTTTTCGTTATGAAACCTGTGGCACTTGCCATGGAACTGGTGCTAAATCTAGCAATGACATAACAGAATGTACTCAATGCAGAGGTCAAGGCAGGTTAATGAAAACACAGAGGACACCTTTTGGTATAGTATCTCAGGTGAACTATTTATTGTACCGTATGTATTCATTCTCAGTATTTGTTCACCACTACAAATAATCTGATAATATCTTGtggtttctttcttcttccctGGATCTACTACAAACCAGTTAGTAGATTAAGTAAAAGAAAAATTTGCTGATGAATGATGTTGTGCAAttataattttcttcttctgctgAGTAAATAGAGTATAAGACGGCTTGTGGAGTTTTCATATTCATTGGGACAGGGGATGAAGATTCATTATGCAGGAAGCCATTGTATATGAAATATTACTAGCTAAATACTCATGTTTTGCTATGGATAAATATGAGTTATACGCATAAATATGAATTAATTGTGAGGTTTTTAGAACAACTCATCCATGTAGATGTCTTTGCATAATAAACTTGTAATTTAGAGATGAAATAACAGGCTTGTTCGGCTGAGATTTATGCTGCAGCAACAGCACCACCACACAAGAGAAAGCATGACCGCTGCAGCGGCTGCGCTGTACAGCTATGCGGAACAAGGCCAACATAGATACAATATGTACCAGGACTATTTTGTAATGTGAAAGTACACCAAGAAGTAGTAGGTAAAAAAAGGAGTAGGTTGGGTATCGGATTCACTGCCAACACCATTGTCTTCTTTCAGGAGagtaaagtatatatatattctaaatGTTCTCACCCTTGACGTGCAAAAGTTCAGCTGTAGTATATTCAGTGGAATTTCAATGTCATCATTAGCTGCATATACCTCATAAAGTAATCTGTTCTTCAATGTTTACTATTTGCTCAGGGTCTCCTACTCTTTGTTTCATGAACCACAACATAAACACGCTTTAGGTAATATCTGTGTTGATATATTCTGCAGATATCTACTTGCTTAAATTGTGATGGCAAAGGGAAGGTAATTACTGAAAATTGCACTAGCTGCTGTGGGTCAGGCAAAATCCAAGTTGAACGCAATATCAGGGTAGACATACCTGGAGGTATTCATGATGGTTCTGCCATTCGAATTACCAGAGGAGGTAGCGTTGATAATCAAAGGCAAGCACTGGGAAAATAATACATAACCATGTAATTCATGCAatctttgttgaattttgtatGTTTGATTTAATCATACAGCATTCAAAACTATcctacatttttctttttgtttattGTCGGAGTGCTCAGAATAAAAATGAGTAAAACTGCATGTGTAGAAGGTACTTCCATCCCAGTCAGTTAATTCATCATAGAACACTAAATCTCTTATAAACATTCCTCTCAGGAACTTATATATTTATGatgtattaaaatatattatttgatgTTATCCATTTCATCTTATTGTGCAGGCGCGCAACTGGTGACCTATACATATTTGTTCATGTTAATAAAAAAGAAGGCATCCACAGAGAAGGCCTCGATCTGTTCTCAGATGTCACAATAGATTATACTGATGCAATTTTAGGAACCACAGTGAAGGTGAGCTGTTAAATGTGGCTCCGTTCATATTATGCATTACATAGCAATGACATATATTTATGTAATGCTAGCAGGTAGCAGCAGAACTCTGGCTCCAGCTTTACCTAGAAAGAGTGTTTCTTATTTCAGGTTGAAACAATAGAGGGATTCAAGGATCTTTATATTCCTCCTGGCACTCAGCCTGGGGAGCGGCTGAAATTTGCTCAACTGGGAGCTCCAGACATTAAGAATCCTACCATTAGAGGAGAtcataattttgtgataaatgtgAAGATCCCGAAGAGTATCAGGTTTGAGTTGCGAGTATTGTTGTACTTTGTGATGGGTTAATGCTAGCCGTAGTATTGCTTTGTAGTTTTTATGCGGTAAACATCCTTGGTTACAGATTATACTGTTACAAGGCGCATCAAATTATGTTATATTACTCTTAGCTTTTGGTGCTTTGCCTTATCAATGCTTATATTCATCAGCAACCAAGAACGAACATTAGTACAAGAAATTGCAGCACTGAAGGAAACTGGGTGTATTTCTGTTCCAGGTGAAGGTACCTATTTTCCTTTCTGAGGCATTGTTCCATTGGTACATGACTTTCTTATGTAATCTTTGGCTATTTCAGAGACTAAAAACAGAGAAAATTTGGGAGAGAGAAACTCCCATTCATCCACAGGGAAGAGAAGATCCCTCTGGCGATCTATCAGGAATTTGTTCAGGTATACCACCATTCTTTTGTAGCTTCTCTTACCATGAGCATTAAATGCAACTATACGCCCATCATATTGATATCATCAATATAACTTCTTTTTGTGGGGCTCATTCTATAAAAGTTGGGTGCGCCTTTATTCATACTGTGTAACAGTTTCATTTCTACCATTCTAGGGGCGACGATGGGGATACGAGATTTGCTTCAATCAGCGCACAATCTGTTACTCCATTATGGACTCCGCGACGAGGATCTCATCCAGCTGTTCTGTTGCTAGAAGGATTCCTGATGATCACAGTGCTCTTATTCGTGATAAGCAGAACTCGTATAATCAGGTCGACTCCAAAGCGGTATGATCGTCCTACTGAAGCTAAAGAAGCCGATGGAGagacttaaaatttattatggTGATGTTATTTGGACGTTATTGCACACagattttttctcttctttttcccaTAATATTCCTATGGAGTTTATGTGCCTAGCAGTCTGAGCGGGGAAGAAGCGCTCCGGCTTGGTTTGTTATTGTAGGGGAAAATGCAGCCAACATCGGGTACAGTGGAGCCTAATAGTAACAGAAGTGACATAGAACTAACACAATTTTTAGCAGGCAGTCAGAAAAAAGGACTTGTATTCATCAGTTGACCATGCTACTACTGCATACTGTAGTACTATGAGTAACCAAATTTTGAAGCTAGTTATCACCATTTTACATGCGCAAGACACGATGCCCAAAATTGTGAAGAAATCCGAAATCCATGAAACATTGATGCAGGCAAATCCGAATGATGTAAAAGTGTGTTCAGCCGCACAGGCTGCCTGTGGTTTGGGTAAGGTGCAACGTTTTATTTCTGGGAATGCTACGTACCAGGATCCCGTCGGGACAGGATGGGATCCCTTTCGTCCCTCTTGCCTATCCAAAGAGGAGCGAGAGCTAAGTGCCTGAGCcgtgaggaggaggcggctgctgGTGAGACCTCCGGCgagggccggggaagaggaccCGCTCGGCGAGAGGAGGATGCAGCCACTGGCGACGAGCCCCAACACAGTGAGATCCCGCGACGTCGACGCAGCAGTGCGTCATGGCTGAGCTGGTGGCAAGGAGACATCAATGAaaagaggaggggcggcggtggccgaagccaggagagggagggacggcggtggccggagctaggggagggaggggcagcggcggtggtaGCCGAAGCCGAGAAAGGGAGCGGAGGCAGTGGCCGGAGCTAGGGGAGGGAGGTGGTAGTGGTCGTTGGCGTCGGGTAGGTGTCCGGTTTCTGATACCTAGTAGAAATCACCTGATATTTGATAGGTATCGCATGATACCTCATAAGTATCAtttgatacctcgcaagtatcacatTCTAGTGGTAAGAATCGTATGATACCTGACAGGTATCATCTAATACTTCgcaagtatcacatgatacatgataggaatcgcatgataccttataagtatcacatgataccgAGTAAGTATTAAGACATGATATGTCAGAGGTATCAGGATCTAATACCTAACCGGTATCATCCCGTTCCAACGGGTTTCCGTTGTATAGCAGTCGGGGAATGCTacgtagtactactactccacTATCTTACCACAACAACTTCTGGACTCTGAACAGTTTGCGCGGCCAAAAAAAGAAGTTCTAAACAGTTCCGGTGACACAAACATGTTCACGTATTTGAAGCGTCGATGAGAGCTCGCCGATTCATGTTTGTTAGCTCCTTTTTAAaatctctttcttcctttttaaatttttttaactatAATTACTATTAAGTATGGtcaatattttaaatttcaaaaatagactttttttaaaGTTGGTTTCAAATGGCTAAAAAgattcagatttgaaaataattttttgagagagtttatttttaaaattaaaaagattcagatttgaaaatatttttttgtgagagtttatttttttaattaaaaactaaaaagggtaaaacaaaataaaacttCTCGTCAAGGCTCAAGCCCCCTGTTCCAACTTCCGCCGGAATCAAATCCATCCGAACGCGCGTCCGCGACGGCACATCTCAGGGTCCGCCCCACCGGCCGCACCAGCAATTCTGCAACCGACCCGACCGAATCCATCCTCCCCGCCAGCCATGGCTCCcctgccaccgccgcgtccgcctCACCGGAGCCACCGGCGAGTCCCCGCCGCCTGCTGCCTCTTCCTACTCCTCCTCGCTCTCgttctcctcccctccgccgccgccaagtcATCCCGCCGCCCCATCACCGTACGTCTCCCTACCTAATCCCTGCCTTTCCTTGGCGGCCCCTGTCCGTCTCACCGTTCTTGTGCTGCGAATCCCGTGGTCCAGGACAACGAGATCCGGGAGAAGAAGAGCGCCTGCTACACCGACGTCGAGAAGTACGTGCGCCGGAATTACGCTTCCCCCCGTCTGTGTTCGGTGGGGGTGGTTTTGATGGGGAAGTTTCTaattgtttctctctctctctctctctctctctcggtgggACAGTGGATTGTGGGGATGGGCGTGCAAGTCCTCGGCGACGGAGAAGGAGAACTGCGTGCTGCGGTGCCTCTCGCCGGAGTGCTACGATCTCATATACGGCGGCGACCCGGTGAGTGGCGGCGTGAGAGTGAGATGTGATGTTTCAGAggagttttttttctaaaaaaaaaatcaggattcctttgaattttattttgggTGTTTTGTGTTGTGGCAGCTTGAGGAAGGGGAGCTGGACTACATCCGTGGCCACGAGTACAAGTACTGCATGCACAAGTAAGAAACAGAGATATATTTGCAATCTGTTGTTAAGTTTAGGTTTTTGGATGTTGAATTGGGTCTACCCTGAGTCCAACTTCCATGGGTTTGCCGagttagcacatgtgggttactgtagcacttatagctaatcatggactaattagactcaaaagattcgtctcgctatttcccccctaactgtgcaactagtttttttaatctatatttaatgctccatgcatgtgtccaaagattcgatgtgatgtttttgggaaaaaaaatgggAACTAAACTAGGCCTGAATATGATTGAACGAACACACCCATCTGCTCAACCTTGTTACAACATGCTTTCTGTGAGCTATAGGAGAAGGGGTCAATAGTTACTGAATAACTGAATATAGCAATCACAGCAACATTCTAACAATACTACTTCTAACAAACAAAATGATTATGTTTGTTCTACCCAAGTGTTCCCCGACATATTCCTCAACCTCCACAAACTCCAATAGAGCAAAGGTTATGTTCTCCACCCAGTTATCGCTTGGATTATGCAGTCTAGATATTGAGGGCCAACCACCAATTTTGGCACATCCAAATGTTCGATAGTCTGACTGATCATCCACCATTATATTTTCAGTCCattggaacttttttttttgttatcatATACTGTCATTTATCAGTTCCACCTTGTTACTGAAGAGGGAGAATTTCACTTTAGTTTGCACGTGTAAAACGAATGATATGCTTCAGTCCTCCCATGATTGATTAGCTTGCTAAACATAACCAAAATAGCCTGACTAGGAAGAGCATTTTGTTGTTTTCCTTTTCTGATTCAGATATTTCTACTTGAAAGATCATAAAACATTGAATTATCAGCAAATGTCCTGAGAAAATAAATCTGCTACTCCAGATATTATTGCAGTTAACGTTCCAAGAGTAATTGACTCAAATTTAGATACTGCTATTGTGCCACATTTTGATCACTGTGAATCTGCAATcctgttttatgaaatttacttacGACTAGCTGAAGTGTTATCTTCAGGTAAATAAAAATACAGAATACTTAACTAAAGGAAAATCAAGCTGTTGGTGTTATTACAAGAATAATTCTCTAATATGAGGATGTTTTGCAAAAGACATTGACATTAGATTTCATGCATTTCTGTTATGTATATACACGCTCCAATTTTGAATTGCACTTAGAAAATTATACATCTAAATTGGAATTTGTATCACCATTGCATGATTACTGTTAGACCTCTACCCATCAAGTTATTCTGCTGTTTTTCTCCTTAACCGTGATGTCTTTCGTACAACTTGTCCAGGTCTTCCCTTGGTGAAAGCTTGGATGGTGTCAAGGGTTCCTTCAGCTATTCATGAAGTGCAAGGAAGTAGGAAGAGTGTTCTCCGAGCCCCATGAATTATAATACATCTGAACCTACGGTGTGTCTTTCTGTTCCACTAGTCAAACAAGCATACATGTATGAATTCTGTTAGTCATTGTCTCGTTGAATCCAACATATATCTTCGCTATTCAACTGGACTAATAATAAGGCGAGCTTAAGCAATATTTTGAGCATAATAAATTCAGATTTTTTTCACATATGAGACAAATCAGTTTGCAACAATGTTGCAAGGTCTTCTATTGCATATACTAAAGTTTTGCACTACTCATATCAGCACAACTAACCATCGCTGCAATATTGATACAAAAATATAATCAGCAACTTAGCTCaaattatgttgattttaaTGTGCTCTCAGATTATGGGCTGTCAACTTAATGGCCTGCTCGCCACAAGAGGTAAAGTTCTAAACCGTAATTATGTGTGGCAAATATAAGGTCTAGACTAGGTTCCAAACATATCCATTTCAATCAAGCCTTAGGACATATTAGATATGGTCTCAAAGACTAAACTACTGCATTATACTGATCAGTTATTATGATTAACAATCAACCATTACTAAACAACAAGAACGATGAACGAACAATACTGCTAGACAAAACAGGATAATTGTACAATGAAAAGAATAACGGCAGTACATCAAATGTTGATCACATATTAACCTTATGAAAGCATATACTCTAGGTGGATTTGCCATGGGGGCAGTGGGGGCTCGAGCCCCCACTACCGGCGCTGAGACTATGGGGGCCCCCCTTAATATTTTCtgccatacatatatacatacatgggAAGGGGGTATGGAGCTTTGTCCAGTTTGTTTAGCCTCCCCTGGTATTTCTTCTTGGATCCACGATATACTCACAGGATTAAAATGAATTATAACCTAGTCCTTATGCTTGCATAAGATTAAAATGTGATCAACTTTTGATTTACTTTTATTGTTCCCTGTTTTGTCTAGCTATTTTAGTTTTTGTTACTTGGTACTGGCACACATAATCATGGATTAGGGCTTGCCTCTTGGGGGTGAGAAGGTCATTAAATTGGCAGCCCATCATCTGAGAGCATGTTAAAATCGACATAATTTGAGCTAAGTTGTTGATTATGTTTTCACATATTTATTGCTGCAACAGTTAGTTGCATTGTGTATGATATGGGTAGTGCAAAACTTTAGTTTGTGCAATAGAAGTACTTGTACTATCATTGTAGCAAATTGATTCGACTTATATGTGAATAAATTTGAATTTACTATGCTTAAAATATTGCTTAATCTCGTGTTTCTTTCAACATTATAAACATCCAACATGATGAAGAAATAAAGTAAATCAATAAGCAAACAAGGTAAACACGTGCGAACTCCATACTGGAGTGATGGCCGAGAGGCACAAAACCATCAGTCCATCACCCACCCCTGCAACGAGGCACGGGCATTCCGCACACAACCATGCCCGCCCATGCACTGGTCAGCAATGTTGGAGGGGTGGAAGACGTTGGCCAGCGACGTTGGCCTGCGGTCTGCGGAGGAGCAGCTGGGGAGTTGGGGCTTCGAGAGGATGGGAGTTGAGGAGCAGCTTGCGGACTTGGGGCTTTGAGAGGATGGGAGTTAAGGAGCAGCTGGGGAGTTGCCACGAGTGATAAAGCTGACACTGCGACCTCTCAAGCCGATTTATTTTGGATTCAACAAGCACATATACATAGAACACCAGATATAAAGGTGAGTTGAAAAAAGTTTGAGTTAGGGAGTACAGAAATGACATATACATATGAACACAAGAGATAAAAGTGAGttgaaatattttgaaatagggAGTACAGAAATTAGACTGGGAAAATGGAAGCAGGGAAAGTTAGAGAGGGGGATTACAtttgggaggaaggaggagaagcAGGGAAAAAGGAATTCTCGAGGAAGACGATGACTGGTTCGTTTCGGTCTCCCGTGTAGTGGCAGCAGCCTCTGTCACGCGGACCACCCTCCAGGTCCACTGAAGAATTGGAAATCAGGCCCAGTCTAAAGCATCGACATGATTACATGAAGGCCCATATTCTTGGTAGCATCTACGGCCTGCTGCACAGATTGGGCCCATCctatctctttcttttttacGACCAAAACAAACTCGTTGGCTCATGCAATGCATCTACGGGAAACAGTACAGCTCGGAAATGgtcacacacaaacacaaaggGTATAAGGGCATCAACAATCAAAGATACCCATAGGGTGTCCTCACTAGCAGAAAACACTCTTAGAGACACCCATCTCACAATGAAGGCTACACCTAGGTAGGTTCTTCAAAATCTGAAACAATTGGATGAAGGTACTCAAGCTCACAGTGGGTGTCCCAATCTAAAAATCCACACCGGATGTTTTCCTATACTAcccctcttctccccctcccctctctttctctcccccctcTTTTTTCTTCGTCGCCTCTCATTTTCTTCGcgtcttcgccgtcgccgtcctccactCTCCCATCGCTCGCCTgactctccctctccctctctctctctctctcctgccatCGCTGTGAGCctcactctccctccctccctctctcccgtcggcggcggctgcgaaggCGATGAGGagggccgccgccactgccggaGCTTTGTCGGCGGATCtgttcgtcgccgtcgcgtcggcgAGTGGTGCACGGATccgtcgtcgtcggggaggaTGGCGCGTGGATCCGTCGTCGCCCGGGAGGAAGGCGCGTGGATCCGTCGTCCCCGGGGAGGACGGCGCCCGGATCCGTCGTCGCCGGGGAGGATGGTGCGTGGATCCATCGTTGCCGGGGAGGAAGGCGCGTGGATCCGTCGTCACCGGGGAGGATTCCACGTGGATCCATCGTCGCTGCCGCCCCCCGTGCCGTTGCCGTCCTCCCCGCCTCGCACCGTCGCCGATCTCCCCGCctcacgtcgtcgtcgtcacgacctcctccgcctcgcacCGTCGCCGGCCGGAAGCAGCAGATCCGGTGCCATCGTTGCCGCCGGGAGGAAGGCGCGTGGATCCGTCGTCACCGGGGAGGACGGCAACCggcggtctctctctctctcctgcatctctctctccggcgggcggcgagggtaGAAGGGGAAAAACAGGGGGAGAGAGCCATGTCCACGGGCTCCTCCCTAGGCACAGGGGTCGCGGCCCTCTGCTAGGAGACAGCTCCAGCCGAAAAAGTGGACGCCGTGAGTAGGGATACTCCAGGGCACCCATTGCTGATGCTCTAAAGCTCAACTCCCAAAGAAAAACTTGCTTACAAATCATGGCAGTGACACCGTCGGTACTCTGTCCAAGACCGTTAGAAACCGTTAATGAAGGATTTATTGTACTACTACTCCGTAGTATTCTACTACTACTGTATCGCCAGCGTTTAGATGAAGATTCAAGTAATGTAGGAGTACACTGGAAAGAATCGTACTCGTGTAGCTTCATCGGGGAACTGGCCGATAAATGCTCGCGAAGGGGATAACATGCCGTGGTGGACCGGCGACTAGTGGATATGCAAGCAAATTCCGTGTTTagttaaggtggtgtttggatacagtgacttaactttagtccctctatttagacactaatttagagtattaaatatagactacttataaaactaattacataaatgaaagctaattcacgtgacaaattttttaagcctaattaatccataattagagaatgtttactgtagcatcacataggctaatcatgtattaattaggctcaatagattcgtatcgcgaattagtccaagattatggataggttttattaatagtctacgtttaatatttataattaatttccaaacatccgatgtgatagggacttaaaagttttagtcccatctaaacagggtctaagtctcaacttctaacttttcatcacatctaaaatttttctacacacataaactcccaacttttttttccaaactatcaACTTTcctcaaacttttaacttttttttaggaactaaacacaatctTAAGCTGGAATTCACTCTGGGTGAACTGATGAATGGACAGGCTCAGGTACTAGTACTGGAGGTTAAGAATATCGAATTCCGTGGTGAAACAAAGACTTTGCTCATGATTTTCAAAAATCAAATTATGGACTCCTCCTAGTTTCTTTTGTCCTGATGGTCCCACATCCAGCCTTACTTAACCTTTAAAGACAGAGGCACCTGCTGCCAAGCTGCCTTTTGCACCTGCAGGAGCTTTggatataaaaaaaaaggagcaaaaGGAGAGAATTCTCCAACTAGGCTCCAGTAAGTGCCACCTAGTAATCCATCATTAAAGCAATcaagcctcctcctctccctaaTCCCATTTCACACCCTCAATAACACCACATCCAGCTGCTTAAGCTAACAAATCTTCCATTATAATTCAAGATTCCCATCACCTGCCCAGTCCATTTCTCCTCTACTACTAGTAatactcttctctcttctcacaGGGAGTGTGTGTGCCTCCATGACAGTGCTCGCTCTCCCTGAGCCGAGAGAGTAAAGGCTCTCTCCTTCACACACCTACCGCCTACTCTCCCACTCTTCTTCCCACCCCACTCGTGTGCGCGCCActgccgccggcgatggcgccaATGCCGGCGCCGGCCGTGGCTCTGGCGGTTCTGGTGCTCCTCTCCGCCGTTCCGGGGTACTTCTCCGACGACCTCAACACCGACGCGCAGGCGTTGCAGGCGCTGCGGTCGGCGGTGGGGAAGTCGGCGCTGCCGTCGTGGAACAGCAGCACGCCGACGTGCAATTGGCAGGGGGTGACGTGCGAGAGCGGCCGCGTCACCGAGCTCCGCCTCCCCGGCGCCGGCCTCATGGGCACCCTCCCGTCGAACGTGCTCGGCAACCTCTCCGCGCTCCGCACGCTCTCCCTCCGCTACAACGCGCTCACGGGCCCCATCCCCGACGACCTCTCCCGCCTGCCCGAGCTCCGGGCCATCTACTTCCAGCACAACAgcttctccggcgaggtccCGGCGTCGGTGTTCACCCTCAAGAACCTCGTGAGGCTGGACCTCGCTGGGAACAAGTTCTCCGGCGAGATCTCGCCGGACTTCAACAAGCTGAACCGCCTCGGCACGCTGTTCCTCGACGGCAACAGCTTCACCGGCGAGATCCCCAAGCTGGACCTGCCGACATTGAGCCAGTTCAACGTGTCGTACAACAAGCTCAACGGGTCCATCCCTAGGTCGCTCCGGAAGATGCCCAAGGACTCGTTCTTGGGCACTGGGCTGTGCGGTGGCCCGCTCGGCCTGTGCCCCGGCGAGACCGCGCTCACGCCGGCCGGATCTCCGGAGGTTCAACCTGCTGGTGGAGGCGCGGCAGACGCCGGCGGCGCAAGCAGCGGCACGAAGAAGAAGCTCTCCGGTGGCGCCATCGCCGGCATTGCCATCGGGTGTGTGTTCGGCGTGCTGCTCTTGCTGGCCCTGATCTTCCTCCTCTGCCGGAAGAA
Coding sequences:
- the LOC9272246 gene encoding uncharacterized protein isoform X1, which gives rise to MAAALIVPANPNPTPNPTSSLRPPSRAASSVLRFPRRDRARTHLTAAFGRGSPAAAAERGGKDYYATLNLRRDATLQEVKTAYRTLARKYHPDMNKDPGAEEKFKEISAAYEILSDEEKRSLYDRFGEAGLTGDYGGGDIGSNGIDPYELFNAFFGGPDKLFRDSMGAGRFHYGTKVTDNRGLDIRYDLLLSFEESIIGGKREVSIFRYETCGTCHGTGAKSSNDITECTQCRGQGRLMKTQRTPFGIVSQISTCLNCDGKGKVITENCTSCCGSGKIQVERNIRVDIPGGIHDGSAIRITRGGSVDNQRRATGDLYIFVHVNKKEGIHREGLDLFSDVTIDYTDAILGTTVKVETIEGFKDLYIPPGTQPGERLKFAQLGAPDIKNPTIRGDHNFVINVKIPKSISNQERTLVQEIAALKETGCISVPGEETKNRENLGERNSHSSTGKRRSLWRSIRNLFRGDDGDTRFASISAQSVTPLWTPRRGSHPAVLLLEGFLMITVLLFVISRTRIIRSTPKRYDRPTEAKEADGET
- the LOC9272246 gene encoding uncharacterized protein isoform X2, encoding MAAALIVPANPNPTPNPTSSLRPPSRAASSVLRFPRRDRARTHLTAAFGRGSPAAAAERGGKDYYATLNLRRDATLQEVKTAYRTLARKYHPDMNKDPGAEEKFKEISAAYEILSDEEKRSLYDRFGEAGLTGDYGGGDIGSNGIDPYELFNAFFGGPDKLFRDSMGAGRFHYGTKVTDNRGLDIRYDLLLSFEESIIGGKREVSIFRYETCGTCHGTGAKSSNDITECTQCRGQGRLMKTQRTPFGIVSQISTCLNCDGKGKVITENCTSCCGSGKIQVERNIRVDIPGGIHDGSAIRITRGGSVDNQRRATGDLYIFVHVNKKEGIHREGLDLFSDVTIDYTDAILGTTVKVETIEGFKDLYIPPGTQPGERLKFAQLGAPDIKNPTIRGDHNFVINVKIPKSISNQERTLVQEIAALKETGCISVPETKNRENLGERNSHSSTGKRRSLWRSIRNLFRGDDGDTRFASISAQSVTPLWTPRRGSHPAVLLLEGFLMITVLLFVISRTRIIRSTPKRYDRPTEAKEADGET
- the LOC9272246 gene encoding uncharacterized protein isoform X3, which codes for MAAALIVPANPNPTPNPTSSLRPPSRAASSVLRFPRRDRARTHLTAAFGRGSPAAAAERGGKDYYATLNLRRDATLQEVKTAYRTLARKYHPDMNKDPGAEEKFKEISAAYEMKKKDLCMTALEKQGSLEIMEVEILAPMGLIHMNSSMHSLVALISFLETAWVLGDSIMVQKSQTTGDLIFESIIGGKREVSIFRYETCGTCHGTGAKSSNDITECTQCRGQGRLMKTQRTPFGIVSQISTCLNCDGKGKVITENCTSCCGSGKIQVERNIRVDIPGGIHDGSAIRITRGGSVDNQRRATGDLYIFVHVNKKEGIHREGLDLFSDVTIDYTDAILGTTVKVETIEGFKDLYIPPGTQPGERLKFAQLGAPDIKNPTIRGDHNFVINVKIPKSISNQERTLVQEIAALKETGCISVPGEETKNRENLGERNSHSSTGKRRSLWRSIRNLFRGDDGDTRFASISAQSVTPLWTPRRGSHPAVLLLEGFLMITVLLFVISRTRIIRSTPKRYDRPTEAKEADGET
- the LOC9272246 gene encoding uncharacterized protein isoform X4, producing MAAALIVPANPNPTPNPTSSLRPPSRAASSVLRFPRRDRARTHLTAAFGRGSPAAAAERGGKDYYATLNLRRDATLQEVKTAYRTLARKYHPDMNKDPGAEEKFKEISAAYEMKKKDLCMTALEKQGSLEIMEVEILAPMGLIHMNSSMHSLVALISFLETAWVLGDSIMVQKSQTTGDLIFESIIGGKREVSIFRYETCGTCHGTGAKSSNDITECTQCRGQGRLMKTQRTPFGIVSQISTCLNCDGKGKVITENCTSCCGSGKIQVERNIRVDIPGGIHDGSAIRITRGGSVDNQRRATGDLYIFVHVNKKEGIHREGLDLFSDVTIDYTDAILGTTVKVETIEGFKDLYIPPGTQPGERLKFAQLGAPDIKNPTIRGDHNFVINVKIPKSISNQERTLVQEIAALKETGCISVPETKNRENLGERNSHSSTGKRRSLWRSIRNLFRGDDGDTRFASISAQSVTPLWTPRRGSHPAVLLLEGFLMITVLLFVISRTRIIRSTPKRYDRPTEAKEADGET
- the LOC9272246 gene encoding uncharacterized protein isoform X5; this encodes MNKDPGAEEKFKEISAAYEILSDEEKRSLYDRFGEAGLTGDYGGGDIGSNGIDPYELFNAFFGGPDKLFRDSMGAGRFHYGTKVTDNRGLDIRYDLLLSFEESIIGGKREVSIFRYETCGTCHGTGAKSSNDITECTQCRGQGRLMKTQRTPFGIVSQISTCLNCDGKGKVITENCTSCCGSGKIQVERNIRVDIPGGIHDGSAIRITRGGSVDNQRRATGDLYIFVHVNKKEGIHREGLDLFSDVTIDYTDAILGTTVKVETIEGFKDLYIPPGTQPGERLKFAQLGAPDIKNPTIRGDHNFVINVKIPKSISNQERTLVQEIAALKETGCISVPGEETKNRENLGERNSHSSTGKRRSLWRSIRNLFRGDDGDTRFASISAQSVTPLWTPRRGSHPAVLLLEGFLMITVLLFVISRTRIIRSTPKRYDRPTEAKEADGET